A region from the Halobellus litoreus genome encodes:
- a CDS encoding aminotransferase class I/II-fold pyridoxal phosphate-dependent enzyme produces MTRETTAYLREKYEKMDERGETWPLKQLETASQARPIVEGREVIMLASNNYLDLANDDRLREAAVDAIERFGVGAGSDWSIAGYTELQDELHDAIAEFKGTEGGLSYQTGFAVNAGLLPQLLDEGDVYVSDEYNHGSIIDGVRLSPADSLVYEHSDMSDLERVLRSARSEYDRIIVVTDGVFSMDGDVAKLDEIHRLAEEYRAMTYVDDCHGEGVLGDGHGITGEFGLEDEIDFQMGSFSKACGGFGGMLAGDRHVVDFAYNTSRTWLLSAGYPPAVAAANKRALEIIDEEPGRVRDLWRKREYFQSELVDLGFDTGESETPIISVMIGDSNTAKAFAERLFEHGVFALSIVYPMVPRGEARIRNQINVGLSEADLNEALRVYEKVGRELDII; encoded by the coding sequence ATGACACGAGAAACGACTGCGTACCTGCGCGAAAAATACGAGAAGATGGACGAACGAGGCGAAACGTGGCCGCTCAAACAACTGGAGACGGCGTCTCAAGCCAGGCCGATCGTCGAAGGCCGAGAGGTGATTATGCTCGCCTCGAACAACTACCTCGACCTGGCGAACGACGATCGTCTCCGCGAGGCGGCCGTGGACGCGATCGAGAGGTTCGGCGTCGGTGCGGGTTCCGACTGGTCGATCGCGGGGTACACCGAACTCCAGGACGAACTCCACGACGCCATCGCCGAGTTCAAAGGAACCGAGGGGGGACTGTCGTATCAAACCGGATTCGCGGTGAACGCTGGGCTCCTTCCACAGTTGCTCGACGAGGGCGACGTGTACGTCTCCGACGAATACAACCACGGGAGCATCATCGACGGGGTTCGACTTTCGCCCGCTGATTCTCTCGTCTACGAACACTCGGATATGTCCGATCTCGAACGGGTCCTGCGGTCGGCACGCAGCGAATACGACCGGATCATCGTGGTGACTGACGGCGTCTTCTCGATGGACGGCGACGTGGCCAAGCTCGACGAGATCCACCGTCTCGCCGAGGAGTACCGAGCGATGACGTACGTCGACGACTGTCACGGCGAAGGGGTACTGGGCGATGGCCACGGGATCACGGGGGAATTCGGTCTCGAAGACGAGATCGACTTCCAGATGGGCAGTTTCTCGAAGGCCTGTGGCGGGTTCGGCGGAATGCTCGCGGGGGATCGACACGTCGTCGATTTCGCGTACAACACGTCGAGGACCTGGCTGCTGAGCGCCGGGTATCCGCCCGCCGTCGCGGCCGCAAACAAGCGCGCGCTCGAAATCATCGACGAAGAACCCGGACGCGTCCGGGACCTGTGGCGCAAACGCGAGTACTTCCAGTCGGAACTGGTGGATCTGGGGTTCGACACCGGGGAGAGCGAGACGCCCATTATCTCAGTGATGATCGGAGACAGCAACACGGCCAAAGCGTTCGCCGAACGTCTCTTCGAGCACGGCGTGTTCGCCCTCTCGATCGTCTATCCGATGGTCCCCCGCGGCGAGGCACGGATTCGGAATCAGATAAACGTCGGGCTCTCCGAGGCGGATCTCAACGAAGCCCTTCGCGTCTACGAGAAGGTCGGCCGAGAGCTCGACATCATCTGA